In a genomic window of Brassica rapa cultivar Chiifu-401-42 chromosome A10, CAAS_Brap_v3.01, whole genome shotgun sequence:
- the LOC103844974 gene encoding putative lipid-transfer protein DIR1: MGKNNTKILVTALVMVVTAAMMIEEATSIPICGVNTNDLKKCSPAVTGNNPPPPTPQCCKVAKAANLECLCPYFTRSGLDTAKIKALGTNCGITKKPSCLP; the protein is encoded by the exons ATGGGTAAGAACAATACCAAAATCCTCGTCACAGCTCTTGTGATGGTTGTAACCGCCGCGATGATGATTGAAGAAGCGACGAGCATTCCCATATGTGGCGTCAACACAAACGACTTGAAGAAATGTAGTCCAGCTGTCACTGGAAACAACCCACCACCTCCCACTCCCCAATGCTGCAAGGTGGCCAAAGCCGCTAATCTTGAATGTCTCTGCCCGTACTTCACCAGGTCCGGGCTTGACACGGCCAAAATCAAGGCTCTAGGGACCAATTGTGGCATTACTAAAAAACCCTCCTGTTTGCCATG A